A segment of the Collimonas fungivorans genome:
GTGCTGGCCATCATGACGCAAAACAAGACCACCGATGTCGCCACCATCCAGGCCAAGCTGAAAGCCAATCCGAAGTTCCAGGCCCGGCTGGCCGAATATGGGCTGGCGCCGCTCTACGGACCGCGCCACATCAGCTCCGGTCCTGGCTACATCACCAAGGATAATCTCGACAAAGTGCTGAAATACGCTGGCCAGTATCGCTGATCCGGGCCTTGTTTTACACGGCTGCCCGTAACGGCGACGGCACGGGCAGCCGGCAAACGGAAATCCAGGGGGACTATGCACCCCGGGCTTTGTTACGCCCGCCGCATTTCGCCATTCCCCCGCCAGGCCGGTCCGACACGCGGCTAACGCGGTTAAGTTAATACATGCAGGAGATACACAATGAATTCAAGCAGTGTGCACGCTGACAAGCTTGGCGCCGACGGTGTCGCCCCGGCGCAGCAGAAGGCGGCGCCGAATGATGAGCGGGTCCGCAAGGAAGGGGCTTTGAAACGGTTCCTGGGACGTCCGGAATTTGCCTCGCTGGCAGGCGCGATCCTGGTCTTTATCGTATTCGGTTTCGCCGCCGGCGATTCCGGCATGTTCAACCTGGATGGCGTCGTCAACTGGATGCAGGTGGCGGCCTACCTGGGCCTGATCTCTATCGGCGCCTGCGTGCTGATGATCGCCGGCGAGTTCGATTTGTCAATCGGTTCGATGATCGGCTTTGCCGGCATGATGGTGGCGATTCCCACCGTCTATTTCCACTGGCCGTTCTGGCTCGCGGTACTGTTTGCCTTTGCCGGCTCGATGGCGCTGGGCTGGCTCAACGGCTACCTGGTAGTCAAGACCAGGCTGCCTTCCTTTATCGTCACGCTGGCGTTCATGTTCATCCTGCGCGGCCTGACGCTGGCGTTATCGATCATGTTCGCCAACCGTACCATCGTCAGCGGCGTCGGCGACCTCGCCGCGAACGACTGGCTGGGCAGCTGGCTGTTCACCGGCAATCTCGGCAGCGGGCTGTTCCACTGGATGGCCAATCATGGCTGGATCGCCACCATGGCCAACGGCCAGCCGCTGGTGGCAGGCATTCCCAAGGTGATCGCCTGGTGGCTGGTGCTGGCGCTGGGGGCGAGTTTTGTCCTGGCGCGCACCCAGTTCGGCAACTGGATCTTCGCCGTCGGCGGCGACGCCAACGCCGCCAAGAATGTCGGCGTGCCGGTGAAGCGGGTCAAGATTTCGCTGTTCGTATTCACCGCTTTCTGCGCCTGCCTGTTTGCCGTGCTGCAGGTGGCGGACGTCGGTTCGGCTGCGGCCGACCGCGGCTTGCAGAAGGAATTCGAAGCCATCATTGCTGCCGTGATCGGCGGCGCCTTGCTGACCGGCGGCTACGGTTCGGTGATCGGCGCCTGCTTCGGCGCCCTGATCTTCGGCGTGGTGCAGATCGGCATTACCTATACCAATCTCAATTCCGACTGGTTCCGCGTGTTCCTTGGCGTGATGCTGCTGGTGGCTGTATTGTTCAATAATTATGTCCGTCGCCGCGTGACGGAGGCGAGGTAATCATGAGTGAATCCATATTGGCCTTGGAAAACGTCAGCAAATATTTCGGTTCGGTGATCGCCTTGCAGAATGTCACATTGCGCTTGAAAAAGGGCGAAGTGCATTGCCTGCTGGGCGACAACGGCGCCGGCAAGTCGACCCTGATCAAGACGCTGGCGGGAGTACACAAGCCGTCCGAAGGAGAGTACCTGGTCGACGGCCAGCCGGTCTCTTTCAATTCGCCGAAAGAGGCGCTGGATGTCGGCGTGGCGACCGTGTACCAGGACCTGGCCCTGGTGCCGCTGCTGTCGGTGGCGCGCAATTTTTTCATGGGGCGCGAGCCAACCAAGAAGGTATTCGGCATCACCGTCATGGACATCAATTATGCGGCCGAAACGGCGCGTGAAAAGCTGGCTGAAATGGGCATCATGGTGCGCGATCCGCACCACGCGATAGGCACCATGTCGGGCGGCGAAAAACAGTGCCTGGCGATTGCCCGTGCAATCCATTTCGGCGCCCGCGTCCTGATCCTGGACGAACCGACCGCGGCGCTTGGCGTCAAGCAGTCTTTCAATGTGCTCAAGCTGATCCACAAAGCGCGCGAGCGCGGCATTTCGGTGATTTTCATCACCCATAATGTGCATCATGCCTACCCGATCGGGGACTCGTTTACCTTGCTCAACCGCGGTAAATCGATGGGTACTTTCACCAAGGATAATGTGACCAAGGATGAAGTGCTGGACATGATGGCGGGCGGCGCGGAAATGCAAACGCTGATGAACCAGTTAGAAGGCATCCAGGTTTAAAGGAATACACATGCAAGCCACAAACAATCAATTCGCCGCAGACCGTAAGCTCGACGTCATTTGCATCGGGCGCCTGGCGGTAGACCTGTATGCGCAGCAGGTCGGCGCGCCTCTGGCGGATGTCAGCAGC
Coding sequences within it:
- a CDS encoding ABC transporter permease is translated as MNSSSVHADKLGADGVAPAQQKAAPNDERVRKEGALKRFLGRPEFASLAGAILVFIVFGFAAGDSGMFNLDGVVNWMQVAAYLGLISIGACVLMIAGEFDLSIGSMIGFAGMMVAIPTVYFHWPFWLAVLFAFAGSMALGWLNGYLVVKTRLPSFIVTLAFMFILRGLTLALSIMFANRTIVSGVGDLAANDWLGSWLFTGNLGSGLFHWMANHGWIATMANGQPLVAGIPKVIAWWLVLALGASFVLARTQFGNWIFAVGGDANAAKNVGVPVKRVKISLFVFTAFCACLFAVLQVADVGSAAADRGLQKEFEAIIAAVIGGALLTGGYGSVIGACFGALIFGVVQIGITYTNLNSDWFRVFLGVMLLVAVLFNNYVRRRVTEAR
- a CDS encoding ATP-binding cassette domain-containing protein gives rise to the protein MSESILALENVSKYFGSVIALQNVTLRLKKGEVHCLLGDNGAGKSTLIKTLAGVHKPSEGEYLVDGQPVSFNSPKEALDVGVATVYQDLALVPLLSVARNFFMGREPTKKVFGITVMDINYAAETAREKLAEMGIMVRDPHHAIGTMSGGEKQCLAIARAIHFGARVLILDEPTAALGVKQSFNVLKLIHKARERGISVIFITHNVHHAYPIGDSFTLLNRGKSMGTFTKDNVTKDEVLDMMAGGAEMQTLMNQLEGIQV